AAAGCTACCCGCGGCAAACGCTCTACTTTTGACGTTTCAAGAATTATTCACAAAAACTATTTTATTATGAAAACAAGAAATGCACCAATCTGGCTGATAATGGCTATAACCGCTGTTAGTTTTTTGATGTTACAATGCTCCAAGAGCGAGGCATCGCACATGGATGAAGTTTACAAATACGTAAGTCCTGCCGAGAAGTCGCTGCAACTCGAAGAACAAAACCCTGACAATGATGTAATCATTCAATGCATTTACGACTGTATCAATAGCATGCCTGTCGAAGAAATCTCAGAAAGTGAACTCGCTGCAATAACATACATGCGCGAAGAAGAGCTGCTGGCGCATGATGTATATGTGGCCATGTACGCACTTTATTCGGTGCCGGTTTTCAACAACATCAGCAAAAGCGAAACCATCCACACCACGGCCATGCTTGCCCTGCTCGAAAAATACGAATTGCCCGATCCGGCTGCCAACCATCAGCAGGGAATATTTCAGGAGCTGGTGCTTCAGGCGCTCTATGATACACTTACAGCAATGGGTTCCGCCTCGTTTCAGGATGCGCTTATAGTGGGAGCCACCATCGAAGACCTCGACATCAACGACCTGATGGTAGATTTGGCTAATAATGTGGACAATACCGACATCACCTACACCCTGCAGCAGCTCCTGCGCGGCTCGCGCAATCATCTGCGTGCTTTCCACGCACATCTTACTTTCCAGGGTCTTACCTACACACCGCAGTATATTTCCCAGGAACTCTATGATGAGATTACCTCATCGCCCTGGCAGGTGGGCAATGGTTTCTGTGTCTGTTCATTTCCGGCTAAAGACAATTCCAATATTATGCGTAAAGAATAATGTTCCCGATTCCAAAGTTTGTAACTCCAGGAAAAGGGCTGCCTAAATAGGCTTCCCTTTTTCTATTTAGCTCAAAGGCAAGCATAAATCCTGCGTTTTTTGAGAATTTTTCTTAACATTGCAAGTGTTTTTCATCATTTCATCCTACACCCATGCTCGACCGAATTATCGAATTCTCCATCAAAAACCGACTCATCGTAGGTTTGCTCACTCTGGCGATGGTTGCCTGGGGAATTTATAACTTCAGCACGCTGGCCATCGACGCGGTGCCCGACATTACCAACAACCAGGTACAGGTGATTACCGTTTCACCATCGCTGGCACCGCAGGAGATAGAGCAATTTATCAGCTTCCCGGTAGAGATTGCCATGGCCAATATTCAGGACGTTACGGAAATACGCTCCATCTCGCGCTATGGTCTCTCGGTGGTAACCATTGTTTTTAAAGATAAAGTGAATTCTTATTTGGCGCGCCAACTGGTGAGTGAGCAGATAAAAATGGCCGAAGGCGACATCCCCGACGGTATGGGCTCCCCCGAAATGATGCCCGTGACCACCGGCCTTGGCGAAATTTACCAGTATGTACTCGAACCCAAGCCCGGCTATGAAGACATGTATTCGCTCATGGAGATTCGTACCATTCAGGACTGGATTGTAAAGCGTTTCCTTTCGGGAATACCGGGAATTGTCGAAATAAGCAGTTTTGGCGGATTGGTAAAACAATACGAAGTAACCATCGACCCGCGCACCCTCGTGGGAATGAATTTAACCATTTCTGAAATTTTTGAAGCCCTGGAGCAAAACAACCAAAATACCGGCGGCAGCTACATCGAAAAAGGTCCGAACGCCTACTATATCCGCGCCGAAGGTTTGGTGAAAAATTTAGACGATATTGGTAACATCCTTGTAAAAAAACAAGGCGGCGTGCCTGTCAAAATAAAAGACGTAGCCACCGTTCAATTTGGCGCACCACCGCGTTTTGGAGCTATGACCAAGGATGGCAAAGGCGAAGTAGTGGGCGGCATCACCCTGATGCTTAAGGGCGAAAATTCAAACCAGGTAGTAAAGAATGTGAAATCACGCATTGAAGAGCTACACAAAATCCTACCCGAAGGCATCACTATCAATCCCTACCTCGACCGCTCCGAGCTAATCCACAAAACTATCAACACCGTAAGCGAAAACCTCATCCTGGGCGGGCTCATCGTTATCTTTGTGCTGGTGCTGCTGCTGGGCAACCTGCGCGCCGGCCTTATCGTAGCTTCCGTGATCCCGCTCTCGATGCTATTTGCTTTTTCGATGATGAACCTCTTTGGGGTCTCGGCCAACCTGATGAGCCTGGGGGCTCTCGACTTTGGGATGATCGTAGATGGCACGGTGATCATCGTCGAGGGCATCATTCACCAATTGCATCGCAACTACAAAGGAAAAATCACCCAGTCGCAGCTCGACGAGAGCATCTCCCAGGCGGGCCACCGTGTGAGCCGTGCCGCCGTTTTTGGCATAGTCATCATCCTCATCGTCTATCTGCCCATCCTTGCTTTTACAGGAATCGAAGGTAAGATGTTCAAACCTATGGCGCAAACCGTCAGCTTTGCACTCATTGGCGCTTTACTGCTTTCGTTCACCTATGTTCCCATGATTTCTTCGTTGGCTTTAAGCAGAAAAGTGAGTCATAAAACCAACATTGCCGACCGCATCATGAATTTTTTCAAACGTATGCACCGGCCCACCTTGGAGGTAGCAATGCGCTATAAATTTACGGTAATCCTTTTGGTGGTGGTATTGCTGGCGGTGAGCTTTTATCAGTTCTCGCGGATGGGCGGCGAATTCCTGCCTACCCTCGAAGAAGGCGACATCGCTGCGCAGATGACACTGCCGCCCGGATCGTCGCTCTCCGAAAGTATTGCTACCAGCACCAAAGCTGAGAAAATCCTTCTTGAGAGGTTCCCGGAGGTGCAAAGCGTAGTCTCCAAAATAGGAACTGCTGAAATACCCACCGACCCCATGGCGGTAGAAGATGCCGATATCATGATAGTGATGAAACCAAAGAGCGAATGGGTTTCAGCGGACAACCGCGAAGATCTGATGCAGCTGATGAAACAGGAACTCGACGTTCTGGCCGGCATTTCTTTTGAATTTACGCAGCCTATCCAATTGCGTTTTAACGAGCTGATGACAGGCGTAAGATCTGATGTTGCTGTAAAAATCTACGGCGAAGAGCTGGATATTCTCTATGAAAAAGCAAATCAGGCTGCCGCTATCATCGATAAGATTGCCGGAGCCGGCGATGTGCGCGTAGAGCATATTGTAGGCCTGCCACAAATCGTGGTGAACTACGATTATGACAAGCTGGCGCTTTACGATGTAAACATCAAAGAAGTGAACAAGATTATCCGTGCAGCTTTTGCCGGCGAGGCCGCCGGAGTTGTCTTTGAGGGTGAACGGCGTTTTGAGCTGGTGGTGCGCCTCGCCGAAAACTACCGAACCAACCAGAACAGTCTGCAAAATCTGCGTATAAACCGACCGGGTCAGAAGTTGGTGCTGCTGAGTCAGGTGGCCGATATTTCGTTTAAAGAAGGCCCCATGCAAATCTCGCGCGACGACACCAAACGCCGTATTGTTGTCGGCATCAATGTGCGCAACCGTGATGTGGAGTCGTTTGTGAAGGAAATGGACGAGCGCCTTTCGGCAAATCTCACACTGCCTGCCGGCTACTACTTAACTTATGGCGGCTCTTTCGAGAACCTGCGTGCCGCCCAGCGCTCTTCCGGCGTAGCTGTTCCCGTGGCGCTTGCGCTGATATTTATACTGCTCTATTTTGCTTTCCATTCGGTGAAGCAATCGTTGATGGTATTTACAGCCATTCCGCTGGCAGCCGTTGGCGGAATCTGGGCGCTCTACCTTCGCGACATGCCTTTTAGCATCTCCGGTGGCGTCGGGTTTATTGCGCTCTTTGGCGTTGCTGTTCTCGATGGCATCGTGTTGATTTCCTATTATAACCAACTCGAAAAAGAAGGCATCACCGACATTTACGAACGTGTTCGCGTTGGTACCGCCGACCGGTTGCGTCCGGTGCTGATGACCTCTTTTGTGGCGGCGCTGGGCTTTTTACCCATGGCCATCTCCACCGCTGCCGGCGCCGAGGTGCAGCGTCCGCTAGCAACGGTGGTCATTGGTGGTATCACTTCTGCCACTTTCCTCACGCTGGTAGTGCTGCCGATTTTGTATCTTATTTTTAATGAAAAAATTAAAATATCGTTTAAGCGTAAAATGAAAATACCCTTGTGGCTTTTACTGTTGATTATTCCCGCTGCACTCTCAGCACAAAATCAGGAGCGCCCGCAAACCCTTTCGCTGCAACAGGCGCTGCAGATGGCCGTCGAAAATAATTACGAACTCAAAAATGCGCGCATCAATGTGGAGATTGCCGACAAGTTGCGCAAAACGGCTTTCGACCTGCCCGCTCCCGAAGCTACTTACGAATGGGGACAAATCAACTCGGCACTCAGCGACCGGCACCTCAGCATCAGTCAGTCGGTAGCTTTTCCTACCGTTTATATCAGCCGCAGCAAACTGCAAAAACGCAATCTGCTGATGCGCCAAAGCGAATTTGTGGTTACCGAAGCAGCCATTTTACGACAGATCAAAACATTGTACATCCAATGGATGACGGCTTACGCCAAACACCAACTGACGCAGCAGGAAGAAAGTATTTACAGGGATTTCACCAGGGCGGTGCAGCTCCGCTACCAAACCGGGGAAGTGCCGTTGCTCACGCAATCGGTAGCTGAAACACAAGCGCTGTCCATCGAAAATAAGATGTACACCAACCTGATGGCGCAAAACGAATACGAGCAAATGCTCAAAAACTTATTGGGAATCAGCGGAAGCTATGTTCCGGGGCAACAAATGCTAAAGCTGCCGGCGCCGGCATTGCCTGCTGAAATTACCGAAAACAGCGCCCCTTCGCTTGCTTATCTGCAAACCAAAAGCAACCTGATGGAAGCGGCGCTTAGCGTAGAGCGCAACAAATATTTTCCGGCTTTCAACGTGGGATATTTCAACCAAACCATCGACGAAACCACCGGTTTCGATGGTTGGCAGGTGGGTGTGAGCGTGCCGCTGTGGTTCTGGCCGCAGCAGGCGCAGGTGCAGGTGGCCAAATTGCAGCAACAGCAGGTGATAGCGGAACTCGATTTCCAACGGACACGCCTCAACAGCGAGCTGCACCGACTGGCCAACCAGCTAATACTTGTGCAGCAGATGGTGGACAGATTCGAAGCGCAAGCTCTCGCAAAAGCCGACCAGATACTCACCGACAGCCAAACCAGCCTTATGGCCGGCGAAATGACCTATTTTGAATTTGTGATGAGCATCTCACACGCTTATCAAATCAAATATGATTATCTGGAGCTGCTTGCCAATTACAACCTCACCATCATCCAACTTGAAGAAATCATCAATGCCAACAACAACTAAATCATGAGATTAAAATCTATCTTCATAAAAGTCAGCAGCCGGCAGTTTTTTTTATTAATAAAAAAGAACAATACGATTCTGCTATTTATGCTGCTGCTTCTGATAGCCAGCTGCGGTTCGGAGCCGGAACCCACCGAAAATAATGTACCGGAGGGCATCGATGGAAAAACAATGCTCACGCAGCAGCAGATGGAGCTGGCGGGTTTCGAGTTTGGTTCGATTGAAAAGGTTTTGCTTTCGGGCGATGTGAATGCCCGCGGTGTATTGGCGCTGCCACCAGAATCCCATGCGTTGATAAGTCCGCTAACAGGAGGCGTGGTTACCTCT
The nucleotide sequence above comes from Bacteroidales bacterium. Encoded proteins:
- a CDS encoding DUF2202 domain-containing protein, giving the protein MKTRNAPIWLIMAITAVSFLMLQCSKSEASHMDEVYKYVSPAEKSLQLEEQNPDNDVIIQCIYDCINSMPVEEISESELAAITYMREEELLAHDVYVAMYALYSVPVFNNISKSETIHTTAMLALLEKYELPDPAANHQQGIFQELVLQALYDTLTAMGSASFQDALIVGATIEDLDINDLMVDLANNVDNTDITYTLQQLLRGSRNHLRAFHAHLTFQGLTYTPQYISQELYDEITSSPWQVGNGFCVCSFPAKDNSNIMRKE
- a CDS encoding CusA/CzcA family heavy metal efflux RND transporter, which codes for MLDRIIEFSIKNRLIVGLLTLAMVAWGIYNFSTLAIDAVPDITNNQVQVITVSPSLAPQEIEQFISFPVEIAMANIQDVTEIRSISRYGLSVVTIVFKDKVNSYLARQLVSEQIKMAEGDIPDGMGSPEMMPVTTGLGEIYQYVLEPKPGYEDMYSLMEIRTIQDWIVKRFLSGIPGIVEISSFGGLVKQYEVTIDPRTLVGMNLTISEIFEALEQNNQNTGGSYIEKGPNAYYIRAEGLVKNLDDIGNILVKKQGGVPVKIKDVATVQFGAPPRFGAMTKDGKGEVVGGITLMLKGENSNQVVKNVKSRIEELHKILPEGITINPYLDRSELIHKTINTVSENLILGGLIVIFVLVLLLGNLRAGLIVASVIPLSMLFAFSMMNLFGVSANLMSLGALDFGMIVDGTVIIVEGIIHQLHRNYKGKITQSQLDESISQAGHRVSRAAVFGIVIILIVYLPILAFTGIEGKMFKPMAQTVSFALIGALLLSFTYVPMISSLALSRKVSHKTNIADRIMNFFKRMHRPTLEVAMRYKFTVILLVVVLLAVSFYQFSRMGGEFLPTLEEGDIAAQMTLPPGSSLSESIATSTKAEKILLERFPEVQSVVSKIGTAEIPTDPMAVEDADIMIVMKPKSEWVSADNREDLMQLMKQELDVLAGISFEFTQPIQLRFNELMTGVRSDVAVKIYGEELDILYEKANQAAAIIDKIAGAGDVRVEHIVGLPQIVVNYDYDKLALYDVNIKEVNKIIRAAFAGEAAGVVFEGERRFELVVRLAENYRTNQNSLQNLRINRPGQKLVLLSQVADISFKEGPMQISRDDTKRRIVVGINVRNRDVESFVKEMDERLSANLTLPAGYYLTYGGSFENLRAAQRSSGVAVPVALALIFILLYFAFHSVKQSLMVFTAIPLAAVGGIWALYLRDMPFSISGGVGFIALFGVAVLDGIVLISYYNQLEKEGITDIYERVRVGTADRLRPVLMTSFVAALGFLPMAISTAAGAEVQRPLATVVIGGITSATFLTLVVLPILYLIFNEKIKISFKRKMKIPLWLLLLIIPAALSAQNQERPQTLSLQQALQMAVENNYELKNARINVEIADKLRKTAFDLPAPEATYEWGQINSALSDRHLSISQSVAFPTVYISRSKLQKRNLLMRQSEFVVTEAAILRQIKTLYIQWMTAYAKHQLTQQEESIYRDFTRAVQLRYQTGEVPLLTQSVAETQALSIENKMYTNLMAQNEYEQMLKNLLGISGSYVPGQQMLKLPAPALPAEITENSAPSLAYLQTKSNLMEAALSVERNKYFPAFNVGYFNQTIDETTGFDGWQVGVSVPLWFWPQQAQVQVAKLQQQQVIAELDFQRTRLNSELHRLANQLILVQQMVDRFEAQALAKADQILTDSQTSLMAGEMTYFEFVMSISHAYQIKYDYLELLANYNLTIIQLEEIINANNN